The genome window AAGGGCACTTAGCGTTACTGCGTGATTTAGGCGCTAAAGTGATGGTGTTTGCAGAAGTGACCAACTGTATTCATGGCGACCAAAACAAACCTGTTCATATGCGTCCATTGTTCCCAGCCGATAAATGGGAAGAATACGGTAAGAAACTGACCGAATTCGCGAAATATACCTTATCTCAAGGCGTGAAAATCGCCTATCACCACCATATGGGAACCGTGATTGAGTCAGCAGAAGATGTTGATAACCTAATGAAGCACACGGGCGATGAAGTTGGTTTATTGCTAGATACTGGCCACTTAACCTTTGCTGGCGCAGATCCGGTTGAAGTGGCTAAACGTTGGGCAAAACGGATCAATCACGTACATTGCAAAGATGTCCGTGCAGATGTCCTAAAAGATGTTAAAAACCGTAAAACCAGCTTCTTAGATGCCGTATTAGCCGGTGTGTTCACGGTACCGGGTGATGGTTGCGTTAACTATCCTGACGTGTTTAAGGTATTGAAAAATAGCCAATATGAAAATGGCTGGCTGGTAGTTGAAGCAGAGCAAGACCCTGCGATTGCGCATCCATTAACTTATGCCACATTGGGTTACAACAATTTGTCTAAGTTTGCTAAGGATGCGGGTTTAATCTAAATCGTCGTCATATTTCAGTCTGTGGCGTTGTTGGCTTCGTTTGCCGACTCTAGCCACAAACTGAACTATTTGATAGATGAAATGGTTAGTGACTAAAAAGAATTGCCTATCTAGAATCTAAAAAGTGTCAGAGGAAAGTTATGTCAAAATTATTGTCGAAATACCATGCTCCAGATGCACATAAGCGTACTCAGCATATCACTCCACAAATCGCTAACTGGGGTTATGTTCACTTTGATGTTTACGAATTAAAACAAGGTGAGTCTATTTCCTTACCTGCTTCTGAAAATGAAATGTGCTTAGTCTTAGTCGCAGGTAAAGCGACGATTAAAACAACTAATCAAACGTTTGAAAACATTGGCGACCGAATGGATCCTTTCGAACGTAAAAAACCCTATGCTGTGTATGTGACAGCCCAAGAGTTTGCTGAGGTCATCGCAGATACCGATCTTGAATTGGCCGTTTGCAGTGCTAAAGGAAAGGGCACCTATCCAACACGTTTAATTGGTCCAGATGATATTGGTGCAGAGCAACGTGGCCATGGTTATAACAAGCGCTACGTGCATAATATTTTACCGGATGATAAAGCCGCTGACAGCTTATTAGTCGTGGAGGTCTTTACAGATGAAGGCTGCACCAGCTCTTATCCAAGCCATAAACATGACACCGATAATGAACCCAATGAAACTTATCTAGAAGAAACCTATTATCATCGTTTAAATCCATCTCAAGGTTTTTGTATGCAGCGTGTTTACACTGACGACCGCGAGTTAGATGAGTGCATGGCGGTATATAACAAAGATGTTGTTATGGTACCAAAAGGGTATCACCCAATGGCGACAGTGGCTGGCTATGATAACTATTACCTTAATGTGATGGCGGGACCAACACGTAAATGGTTATTTACATGGGAAAAAGACCATAACTGGGTGAACAGCGAAATCTATGCAGCGAAACATCGTGAAAAGTAAGTTAAAAACAGCAATATGTGAATGAATTAAGTTCTGTTATCTATCTTTGCCGGTAACTATTTACCGGCTTTTTTATGCTTAAACTTAATAGGCTGCGGTAAATTGTTGGCGAATAAATTGTGAATTATTCACTTCATCAAGAATAGCAACTGCAAAGTCTTCAACAGAAATTTTAGCGGGAGTATTACCATTCATTAATAATTGATTCCCGCCAAGCCGGAAGGTTTCTGTTCTTTCTCCTTCTTCAAGCATGGCGGCAGGAGAAACGTAGGTCCAATCTAATGAATCAATGGATTGTAATTGGTTTTTAAATTCTCTCATTGCTTGGGCGCCAGGCTTTATTTCAGCGGGAAAATCAGGGGAGTCAATTAAATCAATACCTGCAGTGGTTTTTAGACTTCCTGCACCACCCACCACAATGAACCGTTTGACCATGGATTTTTGTACAGCATGTAAAATTGCGAGGTTACCCGCAACAGTATCTTGATACAAATTAGGGTTCTGCCAGCCGCCATTAAACGCGCTGATAACCACATCCTGCCCCTTAAGGCGTGAGGTTAACCATGGAATATCGGTGATATCTCCTGCAGCGGTGATTAAGTGAGCGTGTTGAGATAGTTGATTACTATGACGAGAAATCGCTGTTACTTGGTGATGCCTAAGTAGCGCTTCAGCGACTAATACTCTGCCAACAAAACCTGTTGCGCCAATAATCGATATTTTCATCTTCAGTTCCTCTTTGCTTGAATGTCACACTCAAGAGTAATGATACTGATAGGGCTAGGCTTTAGGACTAAGACTTCTTTTCCCAATGTGTTCTTTTTTTGAGTATAGAACAGACGTTCTTATTGGGGAATATGCTTAATTTTATTTCGTTTCTCTAAATAACTTTAAAATAATACTCGTCATGATGGCGATGGTTCCTCCTAAGGCGGTTTCAAGAACGCGGTCAAACAATAATTCATAGGTTGGGTGACGCCAATATATAACGAGCTCAAGAATAGATAAAATTAAGCTTGTCACGACAAATGTCATAAACGTATATCCATGATGAAAACTCATTGGCATTAAAAAGGCGAATACCACAACTGCAATTAAACCGATGTATGGCATAAGTGGTAGGTTGAATAAAAAATACAGCAATAAAACAGAAATAAGGCTGCCTAAGACTCTCTGCAAAGTAATTTTAACGATGCTTTGTGATTTTGGATGCAATACAAAAACAAAGGTCAATAATGTCCAATAAAAGTGCCCTAGATCTATACTGCGTGGAATGGCAAGTGCGAGTAATAGCCCTAAAGCATAAATCATCGAACGGGGAATAATATTTTTTCTCAACGTAAACAAATTTTGTTCAACTAAAGCACTCGTAATAACGCTATGGCGTGTCATTTTATGACTAAGGAGATAATACGTGATTAGCGTTACTCCACTGCCAATAATAAAACCTAACGCCAAACTTCTTGATATATCAGGTAAAATGGTGCCAATTGTCGACATGATAATCATAAACTTCATCGTTAAATCCATTGCGGGATCTGTGCCATACAATTGGTAATAAATGAACGAAAAAATGGCGAGATAAATATAATACGCCGTACCAAGCCGCAGGGTATCACCGATAAAAATAGCCACTAAAATCATCAATAAACAACAAGCGGTGTAAGCATAGTTTTTATATTCTTTTGCTGCATTGAATAAATTAAATGAATACAGTGTTGAGAATGTCGCCCACATCGCTGCTTGCGCATCTAAAATCACAAAAGCAGTTGCGGCACTAAAAAACATACAGCTGGTAAAAATAATCCCATCATGAATAGCAGGAAACGTTCTCATAATTCGATGCTCGTAAATAGAAGCTTAACTCATTAATTAATAACGTAATTAAATATTATACGGTGTGAAATTTCAAGGCAATCACTCAGTATTTATGACAAGTTACCATTAAATGGTATCAGTGGCGTTGTTAGTATTGATATTCTGTTTTTATGTGACAAAAAAGGCATAATAGGGAAGAGCAGTCGTAGCAATCATAAAGGTAATAAAATGCAAATAATCAATCCTCATGATTTTGTTTGGGTCAGCAGTAATAATGATGTCGCGATAGAATCGCTTCCTGAATGGGTTGGCTCACAATGGAACAGTAAATTACCGTTGACGGTATATCGAAATAAAGCGGATGAGAATAAACTGACTGTTGCAATTCGAGGAATTAAGCCACACCAACGCATCACGACACAAATTGAAAAATCGGCAATCACGCACATTATGAATGTGGAATCCTTGGTGGCAAATTCGGTGGAACTACAACGTTCCATGTTTATCGCTTTACCACCTGTGCAGGTTTTATGGATCATTTCGCAGACTAAATGGCCTTGGCAATGGGGAGTCACAGGCAGCTGTGCTTACACTTTAGCGACAGATATCCAAAGTATGTTGTCAGACTGCGACCTTGATGTGGTCATTCGCTGTCCGAACCCTCAAGAAAAAGAAGATTTTGCTGAGTTTGCTATTAAGGCGAATACACC of Providencia rettgeri contains these proteins:
- the iolE_1 gene encoding Inosose dehydratase, with translation MAIQLGINPLTWTNDDLPTLGAETSLETCLTEGRQAGFAGFELGNKFPRKAEILGPILKQHDLQLVSGWYSGELLSRSVEEEIEAVQGHLALLRDLGAKVMVFAEVTNCIHGDQNKPVHMRPLFPADKWEEYGKKLTEFAKYTLSQGVKIAYHHHMGTVIESAEDVDNLMKHTGDEVGLLLDTGHLTFAGADPVEVAKRWAKRINHVHCKDVRADVLKDVKNRKTSFLDAVLAGVFTVPGDGCVNYPDVFKVLKNSQYENGWLVVEAEQDPAIAHPLTYATLGYNNLSKFAKDAGLI
- the iolB gene encoding 5-deoxy-glucuronate isomerase, encoding MSKLLSKYHAPDAHKRTQHITPQIANWGYVHFDVYELKQGESISLPASENEMCLVLVAGKATIKTTNQTFENIGDRMDPFERKKPYAVYVTAQEFAEVIADTDLELAVCSAKGKGTYPTRLIGPDDIGAEQRGHGYNKRYVHNILPDDKAADSLLVVEVFTDEGCTSSYPSHKHDTDNEPNETYLEETYYHRLNPSQGFCMQRVYTDDRELDECMAVYNKDVVMVPKGYHPMATVAGYDNYYLNVMAGPTRKWLFTWEKDHNWVNSEIYAAKHREK
- a CDS encoding Cholesterol dehydrogenase; protein product: MKISIIGATGFVGRVLVAEALLRHHQVTAISRHSNQLSQHAHLITAAGDITDIPWLTSRLKGQDVVISAFNGGWQNPNLYQDTVAGNLAILHAVQKSMVKRFIVVGGAGSLKTTAGIDLIDSPDFPAEIKPGAQAMREFKNQLQSIDSLDWTYVSPAAMLEEGERTETFRLGGNQLLMNGNTPAKISVEDFAVAILDEVNNSQFIRQQFTAAY
- a CDS encoding integral membrane protein, YccS/YhfK family gives rise to the protein MRTFPAIHDGIIFTSCMFFSAATAFVILDAQAAMWATFSTLYSFNLFNAAKEYKNYAYTACCLLMILVAIFIGDTLRLGTAYYIYLAIFSFIYYQLYGTDPAMDLTMKFMIIMSTIGTILPDISRSLALGFIIGSGVTLITYYLLSHKMTRHSVITSALVEQNLFTLRKNIIPRSMIYALGLLLALAIPRSIDLGHFYWTLLTFVFVLHPKSQSIVKITLQRVLGSLISVLLLYFLFNLPLMPYIGLIAVVVFAFLMPMSFHHGYTFMTFVVTSLILSILELVIYWRHPTYELLFDRVLETALGGTIAIMTSIILKLFRETK
- the mdcG gene encoding Phosphoribosyl-dephospho-CoA transferase, giving the protein MQIINPHDFVWVSSNNDVAIESLPEWVGSQWNSKLPLTVYRNKADENKLTVAIRGIKPHQRITTQIEKSAITHIMNVESLVANSVELQRSMFIALPPVQVLWIISQTKWPWQWGVTGSCAYTLATDIQSMLSDCDLDVVIRCPNPQEKEDFAEFAIKANTPYCPIDIHVETPKGGFSLAEWFKNEQVTLHTPLGDIMTADPWDEKL